One window of Streptococcus suis genomic DNA carries:
- a CDS encoding thymidine kinase, whose amino-acid sequence MAQLYYKYGTMNSGKTIEILKVAHNYEEQGKPVVIMTSALDTRDAFGIVSSRIGMRRDAVAIDDQMDVFGYIEKMDPLPYCVLIDEAQFLRRHHVYDLARVVDELGVPVMAFGLKNDFRNELFEGSKHLLLLSDKIEEIKTICQYCSKKATMVLRTQDGKPTYEGEQIQIGGNETYIPVCRKHYFSPEI is encoded by the coding sequence ATGGCTCAATTATACTATAAATACGGTACCATGAACTCTGGTAAGACCATTGAAATTCTCAAGGTAGCCCACAACTACGAGGAGCAGGGAAAACCCGTTGTCATTATGACTTCGGCACTGGATACCCGTGATGCTTTCGGAATCGTTTCTAGCCGAATTGGCATGAGAAGAGATGCGGTGGCCATTGACGACCAGATGGATGTATTTGGTTATATTGAGAAAATGGACCCGCTTCCTTATTGTGTCCTCATCGACGAGGCTCAGTTTCTCCGACGTCATCACGTCTATGACCTGGCCCGTGTGGTAGACGAACTCGGTGTGCCAGTTATGGCCTTCGGTCTTAAAAATGATTTTAGAAATGAATTGTTTGAAGGCTCGAAACATTTGTTACTCTTGTCGGACAAGATTGAAGAAATCAAAACCATTTGCCAATATTGTTCTAAAAAAGCGACAATGGTTTTGAGAACGCAGGATGGCAAACCGACCTACGAGGGAGAGCAAATACAAATCGGAGGCAACGAAACCTATATCCCAGTTTGCCGCAAACATTATTTTTCGCCAGAAATTTAG
- a CDS encoding glycosyltransferase family 2 protein encodes MSLPLISVVIPNYNRGHLLQEVLKSVISQTYSNWEIIVVDDFSTDDSLAVLKQLQEQIPQLIVHQLAENSGANVCRNKGVELAKGELIAFLDSDDYFLPSKLEKQELIFRKYPEVGFVVTGFGSTAIHVPSEGLLNVGDTILQNNLGGFSTLMVKKSLFLQIGGLDNSLLSCQDWDLFLKLLEVSKGYKISEDLVVYEIQDDCISKNSNKVIQGYQVVSKRAAEINSRLKLVPERKLASYQEYYLALRYYGLRDIGQVRHHLWQSLRIQPTPLAAIYLLVSCFGWQALRGFINLKNKIK; translated from the coding sequence ATGTCTTTACCATTAATTTCAGTAGTTATTCCCAACTACAATAGAGGTCATCTACTGCAAGAAGTCCTCAAAAGTGTCATTAGTCAAACCTACTCCAATTGGGAAATTATTGTTGTGGATGACTTTTCGACAGATGACTCACTAGCTGTCCTAAAGCAATTGCAGGAGCAAATCCCTCAGCTTATTGTACACCAATTAGCTGAAAATAGTGGCGCTAATGTTTGTCGCAATAAGGGCGTTGAGCTAGCTAAAGGTGAATTGATTGCCTTTCTGGATTCCGATGACTATTTCTTGCCAAGTAAGTTAGAAAAACAAGAACTTATCTTCCGAAAATATCCCGAAGTAGGATTTGTCGTGACTGGATTTGGCTCAACTGCTATCCATGTACCATCGGAAGGACTTCTGAATGTTGGAGATACTATTTTACAAAATAATCTCGGTGGTTTCTCAACCTTGATGGTAAAAAAATCCTTGTTCCTACAGATTGGTGGCTTGGATAACAGCTTATTAAGCTGTCAAGATTGGGATCTCTTTTTAAAACTCCTAGAAGTTTCCAAGGGCTATAAGATTTCGGAAGACCTAGTTGTCTATGAAATTCAAGATGACTGCATTTCAAAAAACAGCAACAAGGTCATTCAAGGTTATCAGGTTGTTTCCAAACGTGCTGCCGAGATAAATAGCAGACTAAAACTCGTGCCTGAGAGAAAACTAGCTAGCTACCAGGAATATTATCTAGCTCTGCGCTACTATGGTTTAAGAGACATTGGTCAGGTACGCCATCATCTGTGGCAGTCACTGCGTATCCAACCAACTCCACTTGCAGCTATCTATCTCCTTGTTTCTTGTTTTGGTTGGCAAGCCCTTCGTGGTTTTATTAACCTAAAAAATAAAATAAAGTAA
- a CDS encoding 4-oxalocrotonate tautomerase, producing the protein MPFVRIDLFEGRTEEQKIALAREVTEVVSRNTNAPKEAIHVFINDMKEGTYFPHGEMKCK; encoded by the coding sequence ATGCCATTTGTACGTATTGATTTATTTGAAGGTCGCACTGAGGAGCAAAAAATTGCCCTAGCTCGTGAGGTGACAGAGGTTGTTTCGCGTAATACCAACGCCCCGAAGGAAGCTATCCATGTCTTTATTAACGACATGAAAGAGGGAACTTATTTCCCGCATGGTGAAATGAAATGCAAATAA
- a CDS encoding glycosyltransferase family 2 protein: MNKDLSRPLVSVIIPMYNAADYITETINSVLQQTYQNYEIIVVDDCSTDQSVVLVKEMMTWVPDLTLLENPTNSGVAISRNKGVAAAHGRYICFLDADDLWLPTKLEKQLAFTEANGHAFTFTAYQFADENGTSLNKIVKVPAKISYQESLRNHTIFTSTVMLDLHQLTKEQIAMPDVRRGQDTATWWKILKVTGYAYSLPEALSIYRRVNSSLSANKLKAIKRTWYLFRKVEGLSLIQTIIPFIGYAYNAVKRRI; the protein is encoded by the coding sequence ATGAATAAAGACCTATCTCGTCCATTGGTTAGCGTAATTATACCCATGTATAATGCAGCTGACTATATTACTGAGACAATTAACTCTGTTTTACAACAAACCTATCAGAATTATGAAATTATCGTGGTAGACGATTGCTCGACAGACCAGTCTGTTGTCCTTGTTAAAGAGATGATGACTTGGGTACCCGATTTGACTCTCTTGGAGAATCCCACTAATTCAGGGGTGGCAATATCTAGGAATAAAGGAGTAGCAGCGGCGCATGGTCGCTATATTTGCTTCTTAGACGCAGATGACCTTTGGTTGCCAACAAAATTAGAAAAGCAACTTGCCTTCACAGAAGCAAACGGTCATGCTTTTACATTTACAGCCTACCAATTTGCTGACGAAAACGGTACAAGTTTAAACAAAATAGTCAAAGTTCCTGCTAAAATCTCTTACCAGGAATCGCTACGCAATCACACGATTTTCACTTCAACCGTTATGCTGGATTTACACCAGTTGACAAAAGAGCAGATTGCGATGCCTGATGTCCGTAGAGGACAGGATACTGCTACTTGGTGGAAGATACTGAAAGTTACAGGTTACGCTTATAGCTTACCTGAAGCTCTGTCTATCTACCGCCGCGTCAACTCTTCCTTATCTGCAAACAAACTAAAGGCCATCAAACGGACATGGTATCTATTTAGAAAAGTTGAAGGTCTATCCTTAATTCAAACGATTATTCCCTTCATTGGGTATGCCTATAACGCTGTGAAGAGGAGGATATAG
- a CDS encoding L-threonylcarbamoyladenylate synthase encodes MTIDKILTIIENDGAVIMPTETVYGLFAKALSETAVNHVYELKQRPRDKAMNLNVSNLNDIHYFSQNPPFFLEKVYNSFMPGPLTIILKANNNVPVWINSGLATVGFRVPKHEKTLQLINMIGPLIGPSANLSGKESGRYFQDIQTQFSQDLVGFEDDQALTGVDSTILDLSGQQARILRQGAITKEEILAAIPEIEFAD; translated from the coding sequence ATGACAATAGATAAAATCCTAACAATCATTGAAAACGACGGTGCGGTCATTATGCCGACGGAGACCGTCTACGGACTTTTTGCCAAGGCCCTGTCGGAAACCGCTGTTAATCATGTTTACGAGCTCAAGCAACGCCCGCGCGATAAGGCTATGAACCTAAATGTGTCAAACCTGAACGATATTCATTATTTTAGTCAAAATCCTCCCTTTTTTCTTGAAAAAGTGTATAATAGTTTTATGCCCGGCCCCCTAACAATTATCCTAAAAGCGAACAATAATGTTCCTGTTTGGATAAATTCAGGTCTGGCAACTGTAGGTTTTCGGGTACCAAAGCACGAAAAAACCTTACAATTGATAAACATGATTGGCCCTCTCATTGGTCCATCTGCTAATTTATCAGGAAAAGAAAGCGGAAGATATTTCCAGGATATTCAGACCCAGTTTTCTCAAGATCTGGTTGGCTTTGAGGATGATCAAGCCCTGACTGGTGTAGATTCGACCATTTTGGACCTTTCTGGTCAGCAAGCACGAATTTTGCGTCAAGGTGCCATCACCAAGGAAGAAATTTTGGCTGCTATACCTGAAATTGAATTTGCAGATTGA
- a CDS encoding MATE family efflux transporter, translated as MYPTKTIKEKFLLFLKIFLPILIYQFANFSASFVDTMMTGQFSTLDLAGVSMATSLWNPFFSFLTGIVSALVPIIGHHLGKGDKNKIREEFHQFVYLSGFLALILYILVFVFARPILSWLGLEVEVAGVALSYLYYISIGIPPFLIFSVCRSFFDALGLTRLSMYLMLLLVPFNTLFNYFLIYGKLGLPALGGSGAGLGTALAYWAVLAVVVLVMRKNKQIASYQVWDWTSFNPAILKEGVKIGLPIGLQVFAEVAIFAVVGLYMSKYSAQTIAAHQAAMNFATLMYAFPLSISMALPILVSYEHGAKRLKDVQQYSLIGRLTAVLFASLTLTFLYFNREMVAGLYGIEPEFIALTSDFLVFALFFQLADAFTAPIQGILRGYKDTTFPFVLGLVSYWSMTFPIAWLLDSLTDLGPKAYWIGLIVGIFTCGISLNLRLRYIVKKDKQ; from the coding sequence ATGTATCCAACTAAAACAATAAAAGAAAAGTTTCTTCTCTTTCTAAAAATTTTTCTGCCGATTTTGATTTATCAATTTGCTAACTTTTCGGCTTCTTTCGTCGATACCATGATGACGGGACAGTTTAGTACCCTTGATTTGGCGGGTGTTTCTATGGCGACCAGTTTGTGGAACCCATTTTTCTCCTTTTTGACAGGGATTGTGTCGGCTTTGGTTCCCATTATCGGCCATCATCTGGGCAAGGGCGATAAGAACAAGATTCGCGAAGAATTTCACCAGTTTGTCTATTTGTCTGGCTTTTTGGCCTTAATTTTGTATATCTTGGTCTTTGTTTTTGCTAGGCCTATTTTGAGCTGGCTGGGCTTAGAGGTTGAAGTTGCAGGAGTTGCTCTGTCCTATCTCTACTATATTTCCATTGGCATCCCGCCTTTTCTCATCTTCAGCGTCTGCCGGTCCTTTTTCGATGCCCTCGGTCTGACCCGACTGTCCATGTACCTCATGTTGCTCCTGGTTCCCTTTAACACCCTCTTTAACTATTTCTTGATTTATGGGAAATTGGGACTGCCGGCCCTGGGCGGATCAGGTGCTGGACTTGGGACTGCTTTGGCTTATTGGGCAGTCTTAGCAGTGGTTGTCCTGGTCATGAGGAAAAATAAGCAGATTGCATCCTACCAAGTGTGGGACTGGACATCCTTTAATCCTGCCATACTCAAAGAAGGAGTAAAAATCGGTCTTCCCATCGGTCTACAGGTTTTCGCAGAAGTAGCCATTTTTGCAGTGGTCGGGCTCTACATGTCCAAATATTCTGCGCAGACCATTGCGGCCCACCAGGCAGCTATGAATTTTGCGACTCTCATGTATGCCTTCCCGCTCAGCATTTCCATGGCCCTGCCTATTCTGGTTTCCTACGAACACGGGGCAAAACGCCTGAAAGATGTCCAGCAGTACAGTCTGATTGGCCGCTTGACAGCCGTTCTCTTTGCCAGTCTGACCTTGACTTTCCTTTATTTTAATCGGGAAATGGTAGCAGGTCTTTATGGTATAGAACCTGAATTTATCGCCTTAACATCTGACTTCCTGGTCTTTGCCCTCTTTTTCCAACTGGCAGATGCCTTTACAGCACCGATTCAGGGGATTTTACGGGGCTACAAGGACACCACCTTTCCCTTTGTGCTAGGCCTAGTGTCCTACTGGTCCATGACCTTCCCTATTGCCTGGTTGCTGGATAGTCTGACGGACTTGGGACCAAAAGCTTACTGGATTGGCTTGATTGTCGGGATATTCACCTGCGGGATTTCCTTGAATCTACGCTTACGATATATTGTAAAAAAAGATAAGCAATAA
- the nth gene encoding endonuclease III, whose translation MVLSKKRARKVIEEIIALYPDAKPSLDFRNHFELLVAVMLSAQTTDAAVNKATPALFEAYPTPEAMAAAEVKDIEPYISRLGLYRNKAKFLKECAQQLLDQFDGVVPQTREELESLAGVGRKTANVVMSVGFGIPAFAVDTHVGRICKHHDIVKKSATPLETEKRVMEVLPPELWLPAHQAMIYFGREVCHPKNPECAKFPQLYEFD comes from the coding sequence ATGGTATTATCAAAAAAACGTGCACGAAAAGTAATTGAAGAAATTATTGCCCTCTATCCAGACGCCAAGCCAAGTTTGGATTTTAGAAATCATTTCGAACTGCTGGTAGCGGTCATGTTGTCTGCTCAGACGACAGATGCGGCGGTCAATAAGGCAACACCTGCCTTGTTTGAGGCCTATCCGACACCAGAGGCTATGGCAGCAGCCGAGGTCAAAGACATTGAGCCCTATATCTCACGCTTGGGTCTTTACCGTAACAAGGCTAAATTCCTCAAAGAATGCGCCCAGCAGTTGTTGGATCAATTTGACGGTGTAGTTCCACAGACACGCGAGGAATTGGAAAGTTTGGCTGGAGTAGGCCGCAAGACCGCCAACGTCGTCATGAGTGTCGGCTTTGGCATCCCAGCTTTTGCGGTGGATACGCATGTCGGTCGCATCTGCAAACACCATGATATTGTTAAAAAATCCGCTACGCCACTGGAAACAGAAAAACGGGTCATGGAAGTTTTGCCACCAGAACTCTGGCTCCCAGCCCATCAGGCCATGATTTATTTTGGACGGGAAGTATGCCATCCGAAAAATCCAGAATGCGCAAAATTTCCTCAATTATATGAATTTGATTAA
- the prfA gene encoding peptide chain release factor 1, with protein MNIYDQLQAVEDRYEELGELLSDPDVVSDTKRFMELSKEEAATRDTVTAYREYKTVLQNIIDAEEMIKESSGDSDLEEMAKEELKQAKADKETYEEKLKILLLPKDPNDDKNIILEIRGAAGGDEAALFAGDLLTMYQKYAESQGWRFEVMEATYNGVGGIKEVVAMVSGQSVYSKLKYESGAHRVQRVPVTESQGRVHTSTATVLIMPEVEEVEYDIDPKDLRVDIYHASGAGGQNVNKVATAVRIVHLPTNIKVEMQEERTQQKNRDKAMKIIRARVADHFAQIAQDEQDAERKSTIGTGDRSERIRTYNFPQNRVTDHRIGLTLQKLDTILSGKMDEVVDALVLYDQTQKLEELNK; from the coding sequence ATGAACATCTACGATCAATTACAGGCGGTGGAAGATCGCTACGAGGAACTTGGTGAATTGTTGTCTGACCCTGATGTGGTCAGCGATACCAAGCGTTTTATGGAGTTGTCTAAGGAAGAAGCGGCAACTCGTGATACAGTAACAGCCTACCGCGAATACAAGACTGTACTTCAAAACATTATCGATGCAGAAGAAATGATTAAAGAATCTTCTGGCGATAGCGACTTGGAAGAAATGGCCAAGGAAGAACTCAAACAAGCCAAGGCTGACAAAGAAACCTATGAAGAGAAATTAAAAATCCTTCTCTTACCAAAAGACCCCAACGATGACAAGAACATTATCTTGGAAATTCGTGGTGCAGCTGGTGGTGATGAGGCCGCACTTTTTGCTGGCGATTTGTTGACCATGTACCAAAAATACGCAGAAAGCCAAGGCTGGCGCTTTGAAGTAATGGAGGCCACTTACAACGGCGTCGGTGGTATCAAAGAAGTCGTGGCTATGGTTTCTGGTCAATCCGTTTATTCAAAACTCAAGTACGAGTCAGGTGCTCATCGGGTTCAACGGGTTCCTGTAACGGAAAGCCAAGGCCGTGTCCACACTTCGACAGCAACTGTCCTAATTATGCCAGAAGTAGAAGAAGTGGAATATGACATCGATCCAAAAGACCTTCGTGTCGACATTTACCATGCCTCTGGTGCTGGTGGTCAGAACGTCAACAAGGTGGCGACTGCCGTTCGTATCGTTCACTTGCCGACCAACATTAAGGTCGAAATGCAGGAAGAGCGTACCCAGCAAAAGAACCGTGACAAGGCTATGAAAATCATCCGAGCGCGTGTGGCTGACCATTTTGCCCAAATTGCCCAAGACGAGCAAGATGCTGAGCGCAAGTCAACCATCGGCACTGGTGACCGTTCGGAGCGGATTCGTACTTACAACTTCCCACAAAACCGTGTGACCGACCACCGTATCGGTCTTACCCTGCAAAAACTGGACACCATTTTGTCTGGTAAGATGGATGAGGTTGTCGATGCCTTGGTACTCTATGATCAAACGCAAAAACTGGAAGAGCTGAATAAGTAA
- the guaC gene encoding GMP reductase → MYNEMPVFDYEDIQLIPNKCIINSRSEADTTVTLGKYSFKLPVVPANMQTIIDEDVAEMLAKDRYFYIMHRFDEEGRIPFIKRMHDQGLIASISVGVKDYEYDFVTSLKNDVPEFITIDIAHGHADSVIKMIKHIKKELPETFVIAGNVGTPEAVRELENAGADATKVGIGPGKVCITKVKTGFGTGGWQLAALRWCAKAARKPIIADGGIRTHGDIAKSIRFGASMVMIGSLFAGHIESPGKTIEVDGEKFKEYYGSASEYQKGAYKNVEGKKILLPAKGHLKDTLVEMEQDLQSSISYAGGRDLNSLRHVDYVVVKNSIWNGDSI, encoded by the coding sequence ATGTACAACGAAATGCCGGTATTTGACTATGAGGATATTCAGTTAATTCCCAACAAATGTATCATCAACAGCCGTTCTGAGGCGGATACGACGGTGACTTTGGGCAAGTACAGTTTCAAACTTCCTGTAGTTCCGGCCAATATGCAGACCATTATTGATGAGGATGTGGCGGAGATGCTGGCTAAGGACCGTTATTTCTACATTATGCACCGTTTTGACGAAGAAGGACGCATTCCCTTTATCAAACGGATGCATGACCAAGGTTTGATTGCTTCTATTTCCGTCGGTGTCAAAGACTATGAATATGATTTTGTGACTAGCTTGAAAAACGATGTGCCCGAATTTATCACCATTGACATTGCGCATGGTCATGCGGACAGTGTCATCAAGATGATCAAGCATATTAAGAAAGAGTTGCCAGAGACATTTGTTATCGCGGGAAATGTTGGGACGCCTGAAGCGGTTCGTGAGTTGGAGAATGCGGGTGCTGACGCAACCAAGGTCGGCATTGGTCCGGGTAAAGTATGTATTACTAAGGTTAAGACAGGCTTTGGTACAGGTGGTTGGCAGCTGGCAGCCCTTCGTTGGTGTGCTAAAGCGGCTCGTAAACCCATTATTGCGGATGGTGGTATCCGTACGCATGGTGACATTGCCAAATCCATCCGTTTCGGTGCCAGCATGGTCATGATTGGTTCCCTCTTTGCAGGGCATATTGAAAGTCCGGGTAAAACCATTGAAGTGGACGGCGAGAAATTCAAAGAATACTATGGATCGGCCTCTGAATATCAAAAAGGTGCTTATAAAAATGTAGAAGGCAAGAAGATTCTCCTGCCAGCTAAGGGGCATCTCAAGGATACTTTGGTGGAAATGGAACAGGACCTGCAGTCATCCATTTCTTACGCAGGTGGTCGTGATTTGAACAGCCTGCGCCATGTGGACTATGTCGTCGTGAAAAATTCCATCTGGAACGGCGATTCGATTTAA
- a CDS encoding excalibur calcium-binding domain-containing protein, producing MLGKIKNQGKIRKIFNRKTATVAGGLLVASVAGIQLTTAELPAKEQVYGQPIEKVLQIYKEAGFENIKESLKIADLEYGKIDESSKVEVVLVDGEEWKEGTASKNVPISISYHAPKDDAVELSNLSYPGNVTELEKELTEAGFDNIELSSVMLLADGNNDKHDQVENLEIGLYSYQKGYFYSTSLPVKVTYFDASKDNLKFPQDALETKNKADLEKSLTEVGFTQVKWDKIEEKDKSKHGTIRDITVDGEKLRLDTKQDIILKKATPIVISYYDFSNFAEVPKNISNATVEKNKELFTAAGFTQISEVATETDDISKNGQVSVIEIDGKAWDSQKDTVYKKNSKVVIKYWNAEKAIAEKARKEEEERQAAEAKRIAEERAAAQAQAAAQSQGQIHGFAQAPASNVYYPNCKAARAAGAAPVYQGQPGYGSHLDRDGDGIGCE from the coding sequence ATGCTAGGTAAGATTAAAAATCAAGGTAAAATCAGAAAGATTTTCAACAGAAAAACAGCTACTGTAGCAGGTGGTTTGCTGGTAGCAAGTGTTGCAGGAATTCAATTGACGACTGCTGAGTTGCCGGCGAAAGAACAAGTTTACGGCCAACCTATTGAAAAAGTTCTACAAATCTATAAAGAGGCTGGATTTGAAAATATCAAGGAAAGTTTAAAAATTGCAGATTTAGAGTACGGAAAAATTGATGAAAGTAGTAAGGTAGAAGTTGTTCTTGTTGATGGCGAAGAATGGAAAGAAGGGACTGCCTCAAAAAATGTACCGATTTCCATATCTTATCATGCCCCGAAAGATGATGCGGTTGAATTAAGCAATCTTTCCTATCCTGGAAATGTCACTGAGCTTGAAAAAGAGTTGACAGAGGCAGGGTTTGACAATATTGAGCTATCTTCTGTTATGTTGTTGGCAGATGGAAATAATGACAAGCACGATCAAGTAGAGAATTTGGAAATTGGTCTCTATTCCTATCAGAAAGGCTACTTTTATTCGACAAGTCTTCCTGTCAAAGTAACTTATTTTGATGCTAGCAAGGACAATTTGAAATTTCCACAGGATGCTTTGGAGACTAAAAATAAGGCAGATTTAGAAAAATCCCTGACTGAAGTCGGATTTACACAGGTAAAGTGGGATAAAATTGAAGAAAAGGACAAATCAAAACACGGGACCATCCGCGATATTACAGTAGATGGTGAGAAACTAAGACTAGATACCAAGCAAGATATTATCTTAAAAAAAGCAACGCCAATCGTCATCAGTTACTATGATTTTTCAAACTTTGCTGAAGTACCTAAGAATATTTCAAATGCAACAGTAGAAAAAAATAAGGAGTTATTTACTGCTGCGGGCTTCACTCAGATTTCCGAAGTTGCTACCGAAACAGATGATATCAGTAAAAATGGTCAGGTGAGCGTTATTGAAATAGATGGGAAGGCTTGGGATTCCCAGAAGGATACTGTTTATAAGAAAAATAGCAAGGTTGTCATCAAATACTGGAATGCTGAGAAGGCTATCGCAGAAAAGGCTCGTAAAGAGGAGGAAGAGCGCCAGGCGGCTGAGGCCAAACGAATTGCTGAGGAGCGAGCTGCAGCCCAGGCTCAAGCGGCGGCTCAATCACAAGGTCAAATCCATGGTTTTGCGCAAGCACCTGCGAGCAATGTTTACTATCCGAACTGTAAGGCAGCGAGAGCAGCAGGAGCAGCTCCGGTCTATCAAGGTCAACCTGGTTATGGAAGTCACCTAGACAGAGATGGCGACGGAATTGGTTGCGAGTAG
- a CDS encoding serine hydroxymethyltransferase, translating into MIFDLVDYKEFDKELWDAIKDEEDRQQHNIELIASENVVSKAVMAAQGSILTNKYAEGYPGKRYYGGTEVVDVIENLAIERAKEIFGANFANVQPHSGSQANAAAYMALIQPGDTVLGMDLSAGGHLTHGSPVNFSGKTYNFVAYGVDKETEVLDYDAILARAKEVSPKLIVAGASAYSRTIDFEKFRAIADEVGAYLMVDMAHIAGLVAAGLHPNPVPHAHIVTTTTHKTLRGPRGGLILTNDEELAKKINSAVFPGMQGGPLEHVIAAKAVAFKENLDPAFKDYASQIIKNCQAMADVFKADENFRVISGGTDNHVFLVDVTKVVENGKVAQNLLDEVSITLNKNSIPFETLSPFKTSGIRIGTAAVTARGFKEEECRQVANFIITALKNAENETVLEQVRQDVRSLTDRFPLYEN; encoded by the coding sequence ATGATTTTCGATTTAGTTGATTATAAAGAATTTGACAAAGAACTTTGGGATGCGATTAAGGACGAGGAAGATCGTCAGCAACACAATATTGAATTGATTGCCTCTGAAAATGTCGTTTCTAAGGCTGTTATGGCAGCTCAGGGATCTATTCTTACTAATAAATACGCGGAAGGCTACCCTGGTAAACGTTATTATGGTGGTACAGAAGTAGTTGACGTGATTGAAAATCTTGCTATCGAGCGCGCTAAGGAAATTTTCGGCGCTAACTTTGCCAATGTACAACCGCATTCTGGTAGCCAGGCTAATGCTGCAGCCTATATGGCGCTCATCCAGCCAGGTGATACTGTTTTGGGTATGGATTTGTCAGCCGGTGGTCACCTGACCCACGGTTCTCCTGTCAACTTCTCAGGTAAGACTTACAATTTCGTAGCTTATGGTGTTGATAAGGAGACAGAAGTCTTGGACTACGATGCAATTTTGGCTCGTGCAAAAGAAGTCTCACCCAAATTGATTGTTGCAGGTGCATCTGCCTATTCTCGTACCATTGACTTTGAAAAATTCCGTGCAATTGCTGATGAAGTTGGTGCTTACTTGATGGTAGATATGGCTCATATCGCAGGTCTTGTTGCAGCTGGTCTTCATCCAAATCCAGTTCCACATGCACATATTGTTACCACAACCACTCATAAGACCCTTCGTGGCCCTCGTGGTGGCTTGATTTTGACCAACGACGAAGAATTGGCTAAGAAAATCAATTCTGCAGTTTTCCCAGGTATGCAGGGGGGTCCATTGGAGCACGTTATTGCTGCTAAGGCTGTTGCCTTCAAGGAAAACTTGGACCCAGCCTTCAAAGACTACGCAAGCCAGATTATCAAAAACTGTCAGGCTATGGCAGATGTCTTCAAAGCTGACGAGAATTTCCGTGTTATTTCTGGTGGAACTGACAACCATGTCTTCTTGGTTGATGTGACCAAAGTCGTTGAAAACGGAAAAGTTGCCCAAAACTTGCTGGATGAAGTAAGTATCACCCTTAACAAGAACTCTATTCCTTTTGAAACCCTGTCTCCATTTAAGACCTCTGGTATTCGTATCGGGACAGCGGCTGTGACAGCTCGTGGTTTCAAGGAAGAAGAGTGCCGCCAGGTAGCTAACTTCATCATTACAGCCTTGAAAAATGCTGAAAATGAAACTGTGTTGGAACAAGTCCGCCAAGATGTTCGCAGCTTGACAGACCGCTTTCCACTCTATGAAAATTAA
- the prmC gene encoding peptide chain release factor N(5)-glutamine methyltransferase: MTYAQLFSVYEAELLAVGEEPESLSFVYRGLKNLDLTAFVLLLRQEVSAEERDVIEQIFQQLKAHQPAQYILGYEDFHGLRFKVDERVLIPRPETEELVDLVLSENSRANLRVLDIGAGSGAIAVSLAHARADWDVVAVDISPDALTLAQENAERNKVDVQFILSDLFENISGTFDIIVSNPPYISPDDKAEVGLNVLASEPHVALFAEEDGLAIYRNIIEQAGQFLTNNGKIYFEIGYKQGQQVSDLLRQHFPEKNVRVLKDQFGQDRKVVADDNR, from the coding sequence ATGACATACGCCCAACTTTTTTCTGTCTATGAGGCAGAGCTTTTGGCAGTGGGAGAGGAGCCTGAGAGCCTCTCTTTTGTCTATCGAGGTCTGAAAAATCTTGATCTGACCGCCTTTGTCTTGCTACTTCGTCAAGAAGTGTCGGCTGAGGAGCGGGACGTAATCGAGCAGATTTTTCAGCAGCTCAAAGCGCATCAGCCAGCTCAGTACATCCTTGGTTACGAGGACTTTCACGGATTGCGTTTCAAGGTGGACGAGCGGGTGCTCATTCCGAGACCGGAGACAGAGGAGTTGGTTGATTTGGTTTTGTCGGAAAATAGCAGAGCTAATTTACGAGTTTTGGACATTGGAGCTGGCAGCGGTGCTATTGCGGTTTCTCTTGCTCATGCTAGAGCAGATTGGGATGTAGTTGCAGTAGATATTTCACCCGACGCACTGACTTTAGCCCAGGAAAATGCTGAGCGCAACAAGGTTGACGTCCAGTTTATCCTGTCCGATTTGTTTGAAAATATTTCTGGAACCTTTGACATCATCGTCTCCAATCCGCCCTATATTTCACCAGATGATAAGGCTGAGGTCGGGCTAAATGTCCTTGCATCAGAGCCACATGTAGCGCTCTTTGCAGAAGAAGATGGCTTGGCTATCTATCGAAATATCATTGAGCAAGCTGGTCAATTTTTGACTAATAATGGAAAAATCTATTTTGAAATTGGCTACAAACAAGGGCAGCAGGTGTCTGATTTACTGCGTCAGCATTTCCCAGAAAAAAATGTCCGAGTACTGAAGGACCAATTTGGTCAGGATAGGAAGGTGGTTGCTGATGACAATAGATAA